AATAGTGTGACGTGTCGGACCTTTATCCTTTCATTTCTCGTCTGTTTAGTCCaatgatgtgcacgcattctctgcCCTTTTTCACAAGGATACCCCGCTGCAACGCTTCACAACTATTGCTTTACAGTCATGAAAGGAGTGGATAGGCTACACAGACCTTATAATACTGTATTAGTAATGCTAcctctatacatgggttccaaaATGTCTATAACCTGACTGAgtgaaactaactgcgcacacctcaacctctgattgttggaaaccgctgtcggtcaaaaaattagctcacgtggttggctgccagtgtcttgcccctcctcataacgtCGTGTTGATAAGcactcagaacccatgtataatctgcatctattattattattattattattaggctattattattattattattattattattattaaaggggtatgtcactattttggtgcttaatacagttaaaatcgttggctgtggttataaaggtggtaacatgtcttgtttttcatgttaagtgttgtcttgctttaagacaatttaaaagagggagcatgtagctaagctagtgaaagtcaatggatcactgtagcatgtagtaggaagtaggctaggcctatgtggAAAATACGTTATCCTGAAAAGGGCCTCGCATCTAAAGTTCGCCCAGGGCCTCGCACCCCCCTTGGGATGGCCCtgattctttgttgttgttgttgttgtttaattATGGGGGGGGCCTGCTATCCTTCCCTGAGTGTCCACTGACATAGGAGCCTCATGCtttcccatttatttatttattttgtgataCAGCTAAATGACAATTATGATTTGTTTTCAATGTGGCTGTCAAGACTGGggattccatttttttttccttgtcCCCTGTTTGAGAACATCAAGTCCCAGAAGAGgcagggagaggtgaggagtggagtggagactcAGTGGTGGTGATGAAGGATTTGTTTGGAGGcatcagcccagccctcctcTATGAGCTGTGACAAATCATTCACGGTCTTCAGTGTTTTACGAGCTGTTTGGAATCCAGTCCACATCGCTCCACCCACACCGCTCCACATCACTCCACCCACACCCCTTCACTTGTTCAGGCTTCCGGAACAGTATTACATTCCATTTGCACTATAATTCCGTGCAAATTCATCAGCTTGCTCAATGGGCCTCAACAAGATGAATCTTTGCTGCTTTACAACAAACAGGGGACATCATTATGCAGATGAAGGAGAAATTACATTTTCTAGCGCCGAGCTGAGCTGGTTCCCAAAGTGGGGGTCCGAACCCTTAGGGGGGGCTTGCAGACTTATGCAGGTATTGGCTTCATTCTTCCCGTGCCATCGTCACGAGCTGCAAATCTCCCATCCTGCTAAGCTGTATGTGGGGCACGTTGTACCCATCTCACCCGCCCACATCTTAGATGTTATTGGACAGTTTCTCATACGTTTTATAATATTAAGTACGTAGGTATAGTAGTACATGCCAAGGCAAGACCATGACAATCGTGCCTAATAAAACCCAGATACTGTCTGTGGCGACacaatatgtgtgcatgtttaggCCTGTGAGTGAGGGGAAAATATTGTTAATAATTTACTGACAGGAATGACATTTAACCTGCTTGAGAAATGTATAATAGTATTTAATAATGAAGTTGTGTAACGAATTTTGTGGGAAATTGTCCACATTCTGCACAGATGGAGGAGAATCAAGCCAGAATGAGTCATTTGACTTCTACTGCAATTAGAGctccacacccaaacacacaacgACCCTAAAACACCAACTAAGCCAGCTACCCACCACCAGCTAGCTCCACCCACCTACCCCCAAACACCACCCTCATCCAACCCACACCTGAACAGACCCCATCTAGGAGACTCCAATGAACTGTGTGCACTTCAGTCATTCCCATTTCCATGTATTTATTCACAGCAATTAATTTTTCAGGAGTCACGTGTACATTCAATACATATGCTCCAGCAGAGTGCAGCAGAAATTAAATGacttttgctgctgctggtggcacAAGTCACATTACATTCTTAACACAAACTTTCCTGATGGAATCAGACTGGATGAGAAGCGCGtttcctgtgtctgtctgtcagtatactgtatgtgcacatgtgcgtgtataaatgtgtgtgtgtatgaatgtgtgcgtgtataaaTGTGTCGGACATATTTGCTGAGGAATAAGACCGGACACCCTTTTCTTGTGTCGATGCCACAGTACTCCCTTGGGTGCACCATCCACACACCTAGATGTGCCACAGTGACAGAATCAGACCTTGTGTCACAATATGGTTCATTTACAATATGGTCCATTTATACAACATGGAACAGATGAGTTAACATGTGCAACAGATGACAAAATACAGAGGAACAAATCAGAACATTTTGAAACCTCAGCTGTTGATCTCCAGAGGGCAGAAAACACAttcaaaactagaaatgcactccaaGTGCAGACTTccaaggaagttgtttgatggaacatttgactgttacacccatGTCTTTCTGCTTTCTTTGTGGAGTTAGATGGAGAAATAGGCTACTTCTGGTCAGTCATTGGAATGGAGGGAAATCACCCAATAATTGAACCCACAACTGCAGTCACATCTGGGTATCGGGTGACTTTTCATACAGCTAGCAAAATGGCGCATTAATCAAAATAAATATGCAGGACTTAGAATAAAAAAGGTCAGATCAAGTGGAATATGTGTGGTCAACGGTCACTCCATTCACTTGTGGGGTTGTGAACAGTCCAAACTGACAAGACTGAACAATCGTGGGGGAAGGAAATTGTGGGCAATACCGAATGGTCCAGAAACTTCTTACAAATCCTGAGCATGCCCAGTAAAGCAGATGAGAAGCTTGCGGCCACACGTTCAGAGCCAAAAAGGAAGCAGGAACCATTTACACACAGAACCTGTTCTCcagtagcctgggagtacccatgctgccttgcgcattcttttcacacttgtgattgagtatggcgtttgccgccagacaagttCTCCAGCTCACCTTTGCCATTTGCAAACAAACTGCGGAGACTTCAGTAATCCTGTGCCACTCCTTCACAAGTTTTTATGCCAAGGCACACCAGTAAATCGGGAGACTAGTGTAAGGGTTAAGGGCTGTTCAGAAGCCACCAGTAAGGCACATGACCAATTGGACCCCTCTTCCAAATGAAAACATGATTGAAACTCCAAATGTGTTGAACACAGAACTGACACCACCAAGTTAATCCACTCAGGAATGCATACAACTGCCAAGAATGAAGCACACTTAACTACAAGGCCATGCAattaaaatagttttttttattgAACAGAACATTTAAAAAGGATTTGCAACAATATAAAAGCTTTATCCATCAAGTTCACATTTTTGGGTAACAGGGGTAGAGGGCAATGCCACACTCGTTGCCATGGTTCCTTGCGATTTTGACGTAGCCCTTCTCACCGTAGTGTTGGCCCCAACTGTTGAGGGAGAGAAGAGACCTTAACCTTTCAAAGACACTGTAGAAGTGGTGCCACCTTGTGGCAGTCAGACAAAACACTCCTCCCATTCAGAATGCCAACATGTGTTATTCAATGTATTGTAAAGTCAAGCAGAAGAGTTAAGTCACAGACCTGTTTTTAACCAGCCAGTAGTCATGGCCCTTCAGGTTTCCATAGCCTACGAGCAGAACTCCATGGTTCACATTCTTGGAGCACAACGGATCCTTGTACACGCctggggagggggaaaaaattgcAGTCCAAATAGGACAATCCAAAACCAAGGACTATTGGGAAGAAGTCATTGTATTGCAGAGACCCCACTACAAGAACCATTGCACTACAGCACCATGTGCTTTTGAGGGAAATAGTTGCAGTAGGCCATATTAAATTTGGGGTGATTGGGGGGGCTTAAATAAGCCTTACTTTTTGGGCGAGGGGGTGAGGGTCCCAGAACAAACTGAGGTTATGCAGTGCAATTTCATTGACATTCCTCCACATTTGTTCTAGCCAATACAAATGAACATGCCTGCGTCAATTAACAAATGCATTCAGATAAAGCAGCCAATTAGTCAAATCTCCCAGAAGCCATGCCAGGTTGCAGAACTTCGTTAAACCCAGCATGAAAAGGTTACAACTCACCACTGTGGTAGAAGATGAAGGTCAGCCGAGAGGCGTCGATGGCAACAGAGATGGGACCCACGTGGGAAACTGCCGCCATCAGAGCCTCCTCGTCACCCTTCGGCAGGCAGCTGTAGCCGGTGCAGTTGGCAGCTCGATGGCGGGGCTCGTAGCGGCAGCGTCCCTCCTAGTTGAGAACACAAGAGAATTCAGTGCTAGGGACGTGAACCAAcagccaggctatgccctcctagtgatgacactttcagcattgcaactagtcagctcaagagcaatgcaagtactttctgagttactgaaaatacaggaactccCACTTTGTGGGTAAGCAAATAACCAcaggcaaaccaagggaggcgggtcaaccatgccatttaggaaatgttaatagttatggtcttggtcagaccaagtctcgagatttgaaagtcgatgataatcaggctagtgaacCAATACTTCAATTGCATTTGTTATATTACACAGCTGGTATACAAACTTTACTCCTCATtttgcacagtaggcctacattctgcaATACCATGGCCTCCATCACTGCCAATGATGTTATGTAGCTGTGGTGGTCTTGTCTAGTGGTTTTATTGTAATGTAGCTTTTTGCCAccttcttggccaggactccctggaagaagagttaGTCTAACTCAATGGGACtgtcctggttaaataaaggataatggaaaaataaaaatgagCATAAGCAGGAAACCCAACCCACCCTGGCCTCGTACGGATATCCCTTCTCCGAGTCGATGCCGTGGTTGTCCTTGACGTATTGGAAGGCGTTGGTCATGAATCCGCCGTTGCAGCCGTAGGTGTTGTACTTGGTGGCGCAGTCCACCAGGTTCTGGGGGCTGAGGGACACCAGGGAGCCGGAGGTCTTCTTCAGCTGGCCCTCCAGGGCCCCCACCGCACTGAAGGCCCAGCAGGAACCACAGCGACCCTGAGGAACACGCATACACAAGGTCACACCGACAGCATTTTCCACAGCAGTGCCTGCCCTGATCCACAAAAGTCACACTGGCagacagggctttaaattaacaccagccaaatgctggtgaaaattcagtttagctggtagaaaagaccaacttactagccactttcacccattagtgggTATGCGTTTGGCTAGTTATATTACCATCTActtgtcattttggctggtgataaaagttaatttagagccctgctggcaGATAAATATTCAGATGCAACAAGCAATTGAGATTTGAATTCAAGTAAAACTGTTGGACACGGGGGCAAGTCTACAGAACCCCTTGAAATCACATGGGGAGATGCACAACTGTTACTTAGGCAATCTTAATGAGCACATGTGGTTGCACAGTAGAGTAGTTGTACTTAACCTTGGATTATACATCTGCTAAAGTTTCCTGAATCTTTTCATACAAACCATTGGAAATAAAAACCCTATACCTACCTGCATCTTGACCTCAGTCACCCAGCCCGCTTCCCTCCAGTCCACATGCGAAGGAACGGGTCTCTGCAGGAGTATTGGCATCCTGCGCGGGCCCAGCTCCTCTTCCCGGGGCTCCAGGGTGCTGGTGAGCAAGCTAATGATCTCCACTGGGGCCTACAAGGAATCAAGACACCGAGAAGAACGGTAAAGTACTCCTCAGCTTTTACCCTTCTTCAGAGGGCCTACATGTTTGAGGCAGTTGAATACCTACAGAGTCTACAAAGATTGGTCAATCCATGGTGGAAAAGCCAATTCCTACAGGTCTTTCAGGGACtgacagggttttttttgccCACTGTGGCTACTGCTTTTCCTGAATGACTAGCCATAGTAGTGTTGACAGTAATTGATGCACAACTGTGATGTgccaaagtaaacaaacaaaatggtCAACCATCAAAGCAATTAATGAGCCTTAAATCATTAGCCTCAGCCCAGTTTTACCAACATATGGCCAACTGGTCAGATCAAGCCCTGGTGCTCTTGCCTTCACAGGGTGAAGTTGAACCGCTAAATTAGAAACTAGGAGGCAACTCACCAGGTCACCAAAGTGATTCATGCCCAGCTTGTAGGAGTGAACCCCGAAGGAGGCCTCGCGATTGTGTTGCTCGATCATGTTGAAATGGTCCTCCCAGATACCACGCCTCATATGCTCCTCAATCTGGGAATTGAAGAGAGTTCAAaaggtcacacgcacacacaccacattagcCTAGACTTTACACAACTGAAGAGATTTTTATATTGAAGACCAAAAGCCTCAACTTGATTGTAGTGTGTTCACCTGACACAGCAAACACTGGcctgatttaaaaaatatatataaaagatAAGTCATAGCAACCCAatccaccacacatgcacacacagtgtggCATCCAAGAGAAGTTTTACCATAGTAAACACAATTAAAGCCACTAGTTCTAGCTTCTAAGTTCTCCAGAAGTCACAGGCCTCTTGTAGTACCTGGTGATGATAGAATTTCCCATGGGTCAGTTTCCAGTCCATCCAGTGGTCATCTAGACTAGGGTCAATCAGGGCCGCTGCGGTTCCACAAAGCAAAGCAACCAACAGGCTCCCCAACATCTTGATCCTGCATGGACATtgaaaacacaccacacaaacacatcacacccAAAGAAACAGCAACAGACAAAACAAGGTATCTGACTAAAACCGATGAAACATAGGCTATTTCAAGGCCAGAACTACAGGAAAAGGTGAAAAAAATATTGCAGGAGTATGGTAGAGTTGGTTCACCATTAACCATTACATACCTCTCTTCAGACAACAACTGCTGACGAAAGATGTTTTGGATTCCCTTTTATTGGGCCTATGACTGCCTTGTTAGCGCTAATGAGGATCTACCACACCTGTcctgaccatgtgcacaggtgcAAAGCATGGCAAGGCTTAATTAGGTAATTGGCTTAGAtgttgtgtgcgttccaatatgcgaccatgcatcctccacttgtgcttgtgacctcgtaccaggaagtaatacgttgtgatgacatcactgacaacagcattatatttcaatatctcgcaaaagctcaattgtttagtcattttgtcatttgcaaactggatggtgaatgaagaatagttcctcaaaaattgttgtggctaggctgacagcggggaaactgaattgttttcGGCACGGAGGCGGTGCATCGGCAAAAcgtgccacaagcacaagtggaggacgcaaggtcgcatattggaatgtactcgTTGTGTCAGTATCCAACTGAAAAtgacatttcattcattttgaAAATACTCTGCTTCCGTATGGTAGCCTACTGTtaacagggctttaaattaactttttccatcagCCAAAATAGCttataatcttactagccaaattcCCTAATGGGTAAAACTGCCCATGGTAGGTTGGTCTTTTCTTCCAGTCAAATTCAAATTTCTCCAGTATTTGACCGACTggatggtgttaatttaaagcccttaCTGTTAATATTATTTGCACATTTTTACTGCTGAATAAAGGCAAGGAATCAGTGCGCATATTTTACCAATAAATAGTGCTATACCTACTTTTCACCACTGGAGGGTGGTAGTCCACTCTCTGCCAGAGCCGTAGAGAAGTCGTGTTTTACtgtttctcaaacacacacacacacacacacacacacacacacacacacacacacacacacacacacacacacacacacacacacacacacacacacacacacacacacacacacacacacacacacacacacctcactccctatcttttcacaaacacaaacacaccacaccttTTAAACTTTAAAAGACCTGTGATCCTCCAGACTCAAATTTGGGGACAGAAATGTCCAACTGATTTTTATTGCTATGACATTTTTCACTCTGAAGACATTTGGGGTGAGAGTCTATGATTGCACATAGCCGGGAAGCTACAGTGAACAGGAATTTGAAACACGCAATTGCTGTGGCAACATTCATGGTGAAATGCAAATAGTTGCATTTGCAGCATTAGTCCTGCATTGGTGCACAGATAGTACCCTGTTCATGTGTCCTCACCCTAAGTCAATACGTTGCGTTCTCACTGCGCGCATTTTTTGTACAGTAAAATTCAAAAAGTTCCATGGAACTCTCTGAGAGCATTCCATTCCAAAACAACAAAGCCTGTCCCTGGCTGTCAGCACAGAGAGGTGTGGCCATCATGCACAGTTGGATACTACAGCAACAGAGTGGCGATGAAGGCTATTGCCAGAGGTGTTGGTCCAGGCCTGAACAAATagagcatttcctggtgggctggtCCACAAAGGGGCGATGCtgttgattgttttgtttttttacattttcttagATACTGACCCACAATACAAAGGGATCCTGGCAAAAAAATTATGGCACCCTCTTTTGGTCCCATTGCATCCCTGCACATAGCTACTAACTCTACAAACGTGGAGATCTGACTTATGTCTACTATTGGGCTAAATGCTGCTGACCTCTgggcagggaagtcgacaagggtgggtcaaatgggtcagctgtcccgggcccagggagatggggcgcccataattgggtcctcattgcattgactgtattgggtggggggccctttcagaggatttcgccctgggcccagccaaagctgtcagcgcccctgcctCTGTGCATCTCTGTCCAGTCTCTTCACTAGTTCCCAG
The Engraulis encrasicolus isolate BLACKSEA-1 chromosome 20, IST_EnEncr_1.0, whole genome shotgun sequence genome window above contains:
- the LOC134436346 gene encoding cathepsin S-like, whose product is MLGSLLVALLCGTAAALIDPSLDDHWMDWKLTHGKFYHHQIEEHMRRGIWEDHFNMIEQHNREASFGVHSYKLGMNHFGDLAPVEIISLLTSTLEPREEELGPRRMPILLQRPVPSHVDWREAGWVTEVKMQGRCGSCWAFSAVGALEGQLKKTSGSLVSLSPQNLVDCATKYNTYGCNGGFMTNAFQYVKDNHGIDSEKGYPYEAREGRCRYEPRHRAANCTGYSCLPKGDEEALMAAVSHVGPISVAIDASRLTFIFYHSGVYKDPLCSKNVNHGVLLVGYGNLKGHDYWLVKNSWGQHYGEKGYVKIARNHGNECGIALYPCYPKM